Proteins encoded within one genomic window of Dyadobacter chenhuakuii:
- a CDS encoding Rne/Rng family ribonuclease produces MSNELLINSTQKGERIALLQDKRLLEYHVETPDQSFTVGDIYLGTVRKLVAGLNAAFVDVGFEKDAFLHYLDLGPNINSLNKLTKDVISKRQTSGKLNNFKMEPEIEKLGKIDKVLSKNQPILVQIVKEPISTKGPRLSCDISIAGRYIVLVPFSNSVNLSKKITDKAERNRLQRLMSSIKPANFGVIIRTVATGKDVDELNKDLQDCLDKWENGIKALKDAKPRDRVIGEMNRASSIIRDMLNESFDSITVDSKEVYDDIKAYIHNIAPDKENILKLHNGKNKIFEQFGLEKQIKSLFGRSVSLPNGGYLIIEHTEALHVIDVNSGNKSNSEEDQEATALSVNLEAAKEIARQLRLRDMGGIIVVDFIDMKKAENKRVLFDTMRDEMKGDRSKYTILPLSKFGLLQITRQRVRPEMNIVTRETCPTCGGTGTIQASILVSDVIANNLDYILTKQNERGITISLHPFLHSYFTKGLISEQVKWLFHYKTWVKLIKDTSLGVVDFKFHNRYGEEIEIVPGN; encoded by the coding sequence TTGAGTAACGAATTACTAATCAATTCTACTCAAAAGGGAGAACGTATAGCCCTTTTGCAGGATAAACGTCTTTTAGAATATCACGTCGAAACACCGGATCAAAGCTTTACCGTGGGGGATATTTACCTCGGTACGGTCAGGAAGCTGGTAGCGGGGCTTAATGCCGCGTTTGTTGATGTCGGTTTTGAAAAAGATGCGTTTCTGCATTATCTAGATCTTGGGCCAAATATCAATTCCCTCAACAAACTGACCAAGGACGTAATATCGAAGCGTCAGACTTCGGGCAAATTGAATAACTTCAAGATGGAGCCCGAAATCGAGAAGCTTGGTAAAATTGATAAGGTACTTTCCAAAAACCAGCCTATTCTTGTTCAGATCGTTAAGGAGCCTATTTCTACAAAAGGTCCCAGACTTTCCTGCGACATTTCGATTGCCGGCCGCTATATTGTGCTGGTGCCGTTTTCAAATTCTGTAAACCTTTCCAAAAAGATCACTGACAAAGCTGAGCGCAACCGCCTGCAGCGTCTGATGTCGTCCATTAAGCCTGCCAACTTCGGTGTCATTATCCGCACCGTTGCAACTGGGAAGGATGTGGATGAGCTGAATAAAGATTTGCAGGATTGCCTCGACAAGTGGGAAAACGGGATCAAAGCATTGAAAGATGCCAAGCCTCGCGATAGGGTTATAGGTGAAATGAACCGCGCTTCTTCCATCATCCGCGACATGCTGAATGAATCATTCGACAGCATTACAGTTGATTCCAAAGAGGTCTACGACGACATTAAGGCTTACATTCACAACATTGCGCCGGACAAGGAAAACATTCTGAAACTGCACAATGGTAAGAATAAAATCTTCGAACAATTTGGTCTTGAAAAGCAGATCAAATCCCTTTTCGGACGTTCTGTAAGTTTGCCGAATGGCGGTTACCTGATTATAGAACATACTGAGGCGCTGCACGTTATCGACGTAAACAGCGGTAACAAGTCCAATTCAGAGGAAGATCAGGAAGCGACTGCATTGAGCGTCAACCTCGAAGCAGCCAAAGAAATTGCCCGTCAGTTGCGGCTTCGCGATATGGGCGGGATTATTGTGGTCGATTTTATCGATATGAAGAAGGCGGAAAACAAACGCGTTCTTTTCGATACAATGCGCGACGAAATGAAGGGTGACCGGTCGAAATACACGATCTTGCCGCTTTCAAAATTCGGTCTGCTGCAAATTACCCGTCAGCGCGTACGGCCTGAAATGAACATTGTAACCCGCGAAACATGCCCTACTTGCGGCGGAACGGGCACTATTCAGGCGAGTATTCTGGTTTCGGATGTAATTGCTAATAACCTGGATTACATTCTGACCAAGCAAAATGAGCGTGGAATCACCATTTCACTTCATCCATTCCTGCATTCTTATTTTACAAAGGGATTAATCTCAGAGCAAGTAAAGTGGCTTTTCCATTACAAAACTTGGGTGAAGCTGATCAAAGATACTTCGCTGGGTGTGGTCGACTTCAAATTCCACAACCGTTACGGCGAGGAAATTGAGATTGTTCCGGGTAATTAA
- a CDS encoding glutamate-5-semialdehyde dehydrogenase, which yields MESILPLLEQTQKAAASVRNLTGQQRSDLLLNIAAQVQANVANIITANQKDLDVMDDTDPKKDRLLLNEQRIQALAQSLRDVAALPDPSGEVLLERTIEQGLSLRKIAVPLGVVGVIYESRPNVTLDVASLCLRSGNACVLKGGKEAHYSNLFLVGLIHRALIEFDIDPAAVMLLPTDRKFVTELLTATRFVDIIIPRGSESLIKFVRENSLVPTIETGAGVCHTYIEKTGDLDKAAAIVVNAKVSRPSVCNSLDTILVDREVAAELLPKLKADFIKWNVEIFADDTSYAIFKEDGYPMLQHAEEDDFGREFLDYKCSVKVVNGLDEALEHIRAHSSRHSEAIISKDEVKIERFLREVDAAAVYANASTRFTDGAVFALGAEIGISTQKLHARGPFALEKLVTEKWIVKGDGQVRW from the coding sequence ATGGAATCCATTTTACCTCTTTTAGAACAAACCCAAAAGGCAGCAGCCTCGGTCAGGAACCTGACGGGCCAGCAGCGGTCGGACCTTTTGCTGAACATTGCTGCTCAGGTGCAGGCGAATGTTGCTAACATTATCACGGCTAATCAGAAAGACCTTGATGTGATGGACGACACCGACCCGAAAAAGGACCGGTTGTTGTTGAACGAACAAAGGATTCAGGCACTGGCGCAAAGTCTGCGTGATGTGGCGGCTTTACCGGATCCGAGCGGCGAAGTGCTTTTGGAGCGTACAATTGAGCAGGGTTTGTCGCTGCGTAAAATAGCCGTTCCGCTGGGTGTAGTGGGGGTTATTTACGAATCGCGGCCCAATGTTACGCTGGACGTGGCGTCGCTATGCCTGCGTTCGGGCAATGCGTGTGTGTTAAAAGGAGGCAAGGAAGCGCATTACTCGAACTTGTTTCTGGTGGGTTTGATCCACCGCGCATTAATAGAATTTGATATTGATCCTGCGGCAGTAATGTTACTTCCCACGGATAGAAAGTTTGTAACCGAGCTGCTTACTGCGACGCGATTTGTAGACATTATCATCCCAAGAGGATCGGAAAGTCTGATCAAATTTGTGCGTGAGAACTCGCTCGTTCCGACTATTGAAACGGGCGCAGGCGTTTGTCATACATATATTGAAAAAACGGGTGATCTCGACAAAGCAGCTGCGATTGTGGTGAATGCAAAGGTTTCCCGGCCATCGGTTTGCAATTCTCTGGATACGATTTTAGTAGACAGGGAAGTGGCAGCTGAACTGTTACCGAAGCTGAAAGCTGATTTTATCAAGTGGAATGTCGAGATTTTTGCCGACGACACTTCTTATGCGATCTTTAAAGAAGATGGTTATCCAATGCTACAGCATGCTGAGGAAGATGATTTTGGGAGGGAATTTTTGGATTACAAATGTTCGGTTAAGGTTGTAAATGGTTTAGATGAGGCTTTGGAGCATATCAGGGCACATTCTTCCAGGCATTCCGAGGCAATCATTTCAAAGGACGAAGTTAAAATTGAACGGTTTTTAAGAGAAGTGGATGCGGCTGCTGTTTATGCCAATGCTTCTACCCGTTTTACGGACGGCGCTGTTTTCGCGTTAGGCGCAGAAATTGGCATATCCACCCAAAAATTGCACGCACGCGGACCTTTCGCTCTGGAAAAGCTCGTAACAGAAAAATGGATTGTTAAAGGGGACGGGCAAGTAAGATGGTAA
- the mutY gene encoding A/G-specific adenine glycosylase: MISDPLQVDDFNKKLKSWYLKNHRPLLWRQTTDPYKIWLSEIILQQTRVAQGTPYYEKFLENYPTVFDLANADERDVLRLWQGLGYYSRARNMHYTARQIVSEFEGRFPETALTLSKLKGLGNYTAAAIASFAFGEAVAAIDGNVYRVMSRIFGIKADMLSNEGKKEFAQVAKTLISHEDPATYNQAMIEFGALQCVPVSPNCSICPFNDICYAYAFNVQNELPVKAKKLKVKNRFLNYFIIQQGDKLAMQERNTKDIWKGLYDFLLIESAAHVDSPEELADNAMLLVLMKKGTIRQVPKLYIHLLTHQKLHVQFWWLTIPESEPVDLPSNIYFFSKNEVETLPKPILIDTVLKEEKYL, translated from the coding sequence ATGATATCAGACCCTTTACAGGTAGATGATTTTAACAAAAAACTTAAATCCTGGTATCTCAAAAACCACCGCCCTTTACTCTGGCGACAAACGACGGACCCCTATAAAATATGGTTATCAGAAATCATTCTCCAGCAAACCAGAGTCGCCCAGGGAACGCCTTATTATGAGAAGTTTCTGGAAAATTATCCCACTGTTTTCGACCTCGCCAATGCCGATGAACGCGATGTGCTGCGCCTCTGGCAGGGCTTAGGTTACTATTCCAGGGCGAGAAATATGCATTACACGGCGCGGCAGATCGTCAGCGAATTTGAAGGCAGGTTTCCGGAAACAGCATTAACCCTCTCGAAACTAAAAGGTTTGGGGAATTACACAGCCGCAGCGATTGCATCTTTCGCTTTCGGCGAGGCCGTTGCGGCGATTGACGGGAATGTGTACCGGGTCATGTCTCGGATTTTCGGGATCAAGGCGGATATGCTTTCCAATGAAGGGAAAAAGGAGTTTGCCCAAGTCGCGAAAACGCTGATTTCACACGAAGATCCGGCAACTTACAACCAGGCAATGATCGAGTTCGGTGCGCTGCAATGTGTGCCTGTTTCGCCCAATTGCAGCATTTGTCCGTTTAATGACATTTGCTATGCCTATGCATTCAATGTGCAGAATGAACTTCCGGTGAAGGCCAAAAAGCTGAAAGTGAAAAACCGTTTCCTGAATTATTTTATCATACAACAAGGTGATAAGCTGGCCATGCAGGAGCGGAACACAAAGGACATCTGGAAAGGACTATATGATTTTCTCTTAATTGAATCCGCTGCCCACGTCGATTCGCCCGAAGAGCTGGCTGATAACGCAATGTTGCTGGTATTAATGAAAAAAGGGACTATCCGCCAGGTGCCGAAATTATACATTCACTTGCTGACCCATCAAAAGCTTCACGTGCAGTTCTGGTGGCTGACAATCCCCGAAAGCGAGCCAGTTGACCTTCCCTCAAATATTTATTTTTTCTCCAAAAACGAGGTTGAGACGCTCCCAAAGCCGATTTTGATCGATACAGTCTTAAAAGAAGAAAAATATTTGTGA
- the aat gene encoding leucyl/phenylalanyl-tRNA--protein transferase: MSAISTDDLLNGYINGIFPMAEADGTIYWYSPNPRAIIPIDTYKPSKSLRPVLNKKYFDIRVNWDFEGVMRGCSAPRATEPGTWISEEIIASYTALHELGYAHSVETYRENKLVGGLYGVSINGVFFGESMFSYESNASKVAFHYLIQILRMNRFVLLDTQFINDNVLRYGAIEIPREHYLHQLENALKLKRRFNGKVLEDIL; the protein is encoded by the coding sequence ATGTCAGCAATCAGTACAGATGACCTTTTGAACGGATATATAAATGGGATTTTCCCAATGGCCGAGGCGGACGGGACCATTTATTGGTATTCGCCAAACCCCCGCGCCATTATTCCCATTGACACCTATAAACCTTCCAAATCCCTTCGGCCTGTTTTGAATAAAAAATACTTTGATATCAGGGTTAACTGGGATTTTGAAGGCGTGATGCGCGGCTGCTCAGCGCCACGGGCTACGGAGCCTGGAACGTGGATTTCTGAGGAGATCATTGCGTCTTACACCGCACTGCATGAGCTCGGTTATGCGCACAGCGTGGAGACTTATCGCGAAAACAAGCTCGTAGGAGGGCTTTATGGCGTTTCGATCAATGGTGTTTTCTTTGGGGAATCGATGTTTTCGTATGAAAGCAATGCTTCGAAGGTGGCATTTCATTATCTGATCCAAATCCTGCGAATGAACCGCTTTGTGTTGCTCGATACACAGTTTATCAATGACAATGTGCTGCGTTATGGGGCTATTGAAATCCCGCGTGAGCACTATCTGCACCAGCTGGAAAATGCTTTAAAGCTGAAAAGACGTTTCAACGGCAAAGTGCTGGAAGACATTCTTTGA
- the proB gene encoding glutamate 5-kinase, protein MSKPILVIKFGTASITLPSGEPDVRIISEIARQVSEIHSQYRIIIVSSGAVGAGKAYIQDYKGSMTQRKAAASVGNPLLVGLYASYFAPNKIYIAQSLCERQHFANRAKFLQLKETFEELWENNIIPIVNENDVVSDRELKFSDNDELATLLAVGFGAESLMFCTSVGGLLDEHGNILRNVSNVNEVFKFVRTDKSFLGLGGMASKLTFAKLAARMAIKVVIFGMKQEDELLEALGGNAGTLINPGKSTLSARNRWLGSGGLVSGTLQIDEGASKALLKRKSLLAVGVMEVTGEFEAGEIIEIYTAAGEMVAVARARENSAAIRANLKTMNFEVAHANDIVLL, encoded by the coding sequence GTGTCAAAACCAATACTCGTAATCAAATTCGGGACTGCCTCCATAACCCTTCCCTCCGGTGAACCGGACGTCAGGATCATTTCGGAAATAGCACGGCAGGTCTCGGAGATCCATTCGCAATACAGGATTATCATTGTTTCTTCTGGCGCTGTGGGCGCGGGGAAGGCTTATATACAGGATTACAAAGGCTCGATGACGCAGCGGAAAGCAGCCGCGTCTGTTGGAAATCCGCTTCTGGTGGGTTTGTACGCATCTTATTTTGCGCCAAATAAAATTTATATTGCCCAAAGTCTGTGCGAAAGACAGCATTTTGCCAACCGCGCCAAGTTTCTGCAATTGAAAGAAACGTTCGAGGAATTGTGGGAAAACAACATTATTCCCATCGTGAATGAGAACGACGTTGTAAGCGACCGTGAATTGAAATTTTCGGATAATGATGAGCTGGCCACATTGTTGGCCGTGGGTTTTGGGGCTGAATCGCTGATGTTTTGCACGTCGGTGGGCGGTTTGCTGGACGAGCACGGCAACATTCTCAGGAACGTATCCAATGTGAACGAGGTTTTCAAATTTGTAAGGACTGATAAATCTTTCCTCGGTCTGGGCGGAATGGCCTCGAAGCTGACATTCGCGAAACTGGCCGCAAGAATGGCGATTAAGGTCGTTATTTTTGGAATGAAGCAGGAAGATGAGTTGCTTGAAGCGTTGGGAGGAAACGCGGGAACATTGATAAACCCCGGCAAAAGCACACTTTCTGCCCGAAACAGGTGGTTAGGAAGCGGCGGGCTCGTTTCCGGAACATTGCAGATCGACGAAGGCGCATCGAAAGCATTATTAAAAAGAAAAAGCTTACTGGCCGTGGGCGTGATGGAAGTAACGGGCGAATTTGAGGCCGGTGAAATCATCGAAATTTACACAGCAGCCGGCGAAATGGTCGCTGTTGCGCGCGCCAGGGAAAATTCGGCCGCTATCCGGGCCAATTTGAAGACAATGAATTTTGAAGTGGCGCATGCCAACGACATCGTACTATTATAA
- a CDS encoding tetratricopeptide repeat protein: protein MKKSIFLSCVLAVALVGTLFSLPKVVVNTKGKEVGNERNQSQAAATAAAPDSSVQSSSHEATIAPDQQKIVDQLRNGFENANDMEKVAAGLKLSDKFAQLQKFDSAAFYAEKAALLSPSIENLVRTGDRYYEAYGFAIDDQKAKNLGTKTREYYQKALDQNPGLLAAKANMAMTYVNTENPMQGILMLREVIDTDPTNELALFNLGILSMRSNQYSKAADRFRQILTNNPANTKAKFYLGLTLVELGNKEEARKVLSEVKKEEKDPVIQQAIGELEGRLNN from the coding sequence ATGAAAAAGTCTATTTTCCTTTCTTGTGTGCTTGCAGTTGCTCTTGTCGGAACGCTTTTCAGCCTTCCCAAGGTGGTTGTTAATACCAAAGGCAAGGAAGTAGGCAACGAGAGAAACCAGTCTCAGGCAGCTGCTACGGCGGCTGCTCCGGACTCTTCCGTTCAATCGTCATCACATGAAGCCACCATCGCGCCGGATCAGCAAAAAATTGTCGATCAGCTCAGAAATGGCTTTGAGAATGCGAATGATATGGAAAAGGTTGCAGCGGGCTTGAAGTTGTCCGACAAATTTGCTCAATTGCAAAAATTCGACAGCGCAGCATTTTATGCTGAAAAAGCAGCACTTTTGTCTCCCAGCATTGAAAATCTTGTCAGGACCGGCGATCGTTATTACGAAGCTTATGGTTTTGCCATTGATGATCAGAAAGCAAAAAACCTGGGAACAAAAACCCGCGAATATTACCAAAAAGCACTTGACCAGAATCCTGGCCTGTTAGCTGCAAAAGCCAACATGGCAATGACTTACGTGAACACAGAAAACCCGATGCAGGGAATTTTAATGTTGCGCGAAGTGATTGACACCGATCCTACCAACGAATTGGCATTGTTCAATTTAGGGATCTTGTCCATGAGATCTAACCAATATTCAAAAGCTGCCGACAGGTTCAGACAGATTTTGACCAATAATCCGGCCAATACAAAAGCGAAGTTCTATTTAGGATTGACGCTCGTGGAACTGGGAAACAAGGAAGAGGCCCGCAAGGTCCTTTCCGAGGTTAAAAAGGAGGAAAAAGATCCTGTAATCCAGCAAGCGATTGGCGAATTGGAAGGTCGTCTGAACAATTGA
- a CDS encoding HU family DNA-binding protein: protein MTKADVIAQISEKTGVDKGDVQQTLESFFTVVKDSLSEGENLYVRGFGSFINKKRARKVARNISKGTSMIIDEHFVPSFKPAKVFVEQVKESDKLKAVAEK from the coding sequence GTGACTAAGGCAGACGTAATCGCACAGATTTCTGAGAAAACAGGTGTAGACAAGGGCGATGTTCAGCAAACGCTAGAATCGTTCTTCACCGTGGTAAAGGACTCACTTTCTGAGGGAGAGAACCTTTATGTAAGAGGTTTTGGTAGTTTCATCAATAAAAAACGTGCGCGTAAAGTTGCCCGTAATATTTCGAAGGGAACTTCAATGATCATTGACGAGCACTTTGTACCGAGCTTCAAACCTGCAAAAGTATTTGTAGAGCAGGTAAAAGAAAGTGACAAATTGAAAGCTGTCGCTGAAAAGTAA
- a CDS encoding M20 family metallo-hydrolase, which translates to MVNALENILTLTNEAIALLKSLIETPSFSKEEDKTAQLIAAYFESKNIPFQQKKNNLWAYNRHFDKHKPTLLLNSHHDTVKPNKSWTLDPFKAIAEDDKLFGLGSNDAGGCLVSLIATFCYFFDKTDLAYNIAIATTAEEEISGKEGLEIVVPELPEIAFAIVGEPTEMHLAVAEKGLLVLDCTAKGKSGHAAREEGDNAIYKALKDINWIREYKFPKVSPTLGPVKMSVTIINAGTQHNVVPDACNFTIDVRVTDQYTLEEVIEVIQNNIQSEVSARSIRLRPSSIPMDHPIVLEGLKLGREAYGSPTTSDQALLDCPSLKMGPGHSGRSHSADEFIYLHEIEAGIKQYITMLEGVVNKA; encoded by the coding sequence ATGGTAAACGCATTGGAAAACATACTAACATTGACAAATGAGGCGATTGCGCTGCTGAAAAGCCTGATCGAAACACCTTCATTCAGTAAGGAAGAAGACAAAACTGCGCAACTGATTGCAGCATATTTTGAATCAAAAAACATTCCGTTTCAACAAAAAAAGAACAATCTGTGGGCCTATAACCGCCATTTTGATAAGCATAAGCCAACATTGCTTTTGAACTCTCACCATGATACGGTCAAGCCTAATAAATCCTGGACGTTAGACCCGTTCAAGGCGATTGCTGAAGACGATAAGTTGTTCGGATTAGGCAGTAATGATGCCGGTGGTTGCCTGGTTTCGCTGATTGCCACATTCTGTTACTTTTTTGATAAAACAGATCTTGCTTATAACATTGCCATTGCAACAACTGCCGAAGAGGAAATTTCCGGAAAAGAAGGGCTCGAAATCGTTGTCCCTGAGTTGCCTGAAATTGCATTCGCCATCGTTGGAGAACCGACTGAAATGCATCTGGCAGTTGCTGAAAAAGGATTGCTGGTTTTGGATTGCACGGCAAAAGGAAAATCTGGTCACGCGGCACGGGAAGAAGGTGATAATGCCATTTACAAAGCATTGAAGGACATTAACTGGATCCGGGAATACAAGTTTCCAAAGGTTTCACCCACATTAGGACCCGTGAAAATGTCCGTAACGATCATTAATGCAGGAACGCAGCATAATGTCGTTCCCGACGCCTGCAACTTCACAATTGACGTGCGTGTAACGGATCAATATACATTGGAGGAGGTCATTGAAGTCATTCAAAACAACATTCAATCCGAGGTTTCTGCAAGATCGATCCGTTTGCGGCCTTCGAGCATTCCGATGGATCATCCGATTGTGCTGGAAGGCTTGAAGCTGGGACGGGAAGCATATGGTTCGCCCACAACCTCTGACCAGGCGTTGCTCGATTGTCCATCGTTAAAAATGGGCCCGGGACATTCGGGACGCTCGCATAGTGCGGATGAATTTATCTATCTTCATGAGATTGAGGCGGGAATCAAGCAATATATAACGATGCTCGAAGGTGTCGTAAATAAGGCTTAA
- a CDS encoding enoyl-CoA hydratase/isomerase family protein, with protein sequence MRFYSEEDVQHFDSVKLLYIKTSFANHIFTITLSRPEKRNAFTPGMAEEIVFALAYAHYHNDVRCLIINAEGSVFCAGADLNAFHNVSADIKNPTLPPISEEAKLGDAFNEICKPIIAQVEGPVLAGGFLIICGCTFVFSVNNAVFSLPEVKRGIWPMQVMASLSQIVPPRKMLEMCITGKSYNADEALELGLVTHIAEAESIVQEVQEMAVQICGNAPYSIHQGMKAFQKLKQMPESEKHSFLKAELDEILASEDAKEGVLAFKEKRSPNWKGK encoded by the coding sequence ATGCGGTTTTATTCAGAAGAAGACGTCCAGCATTTCGATTCGGTGAAGCTTTTGTACATCAAAACTTCATTTGCCAATCATATATTCACCATCACGCTAAGCCGTCCCGAAAAGCGCAATGCCTTCACGCCGGGTATGGCGGAGGAAATCGTCTTCGCATTGGCATATGCACATTATCATAATGACGTGCGATGCCTGATAATCAATGCAGAAGGTTCCGTTTTCTGTGCAGGTGCCGATTTAAATGCTTTCCACAACGTTTCCGCAGACATCAAGAATCCTACATTGCCGCCAATCAGCGAAGAGGCGAAGTTAGGGGATGCATTTAATGAAATTTGTAAGCCCATTATTGCACAGGTTGAAGGTCCGGTTTTGGCGGGCGGCTTCCTGATCATTTGTGGCTGCACATTCGTTTTTAGTGTAAATAATGCAGTTTTCAGCTTGCCAGAAGTTAAGCGCGGCATATGGCCCATGCAGGTTATGGCCTCACTTAGCCAGATTGTCCCTCCGCGGAAAATGTTGGAAATGTGCATTACAGGCAAAAGCTACAATGCCGATGAAGCGCTTGAATTGGGCCTGGTAACCCACATTGCAGAAGCCGAAAGCATTGTGCAGGAAGTTCAGGAAATGGCTGTGCAAATTTGCGGGAATGCTCCTTACTCAATTCACCAAGGCATGAAAGCTTTTCAAAAGTTGAAGCAAATGCCGGAAAGCGAAAAGCACAGTTTTCTCAAAGCAGAATTAGATGAAATTCTTGCTTCCGAAGATGCAAAAGAAGGAGTGCTGGCTTTTAAAGAAAAAAGAAGCCCGAACTGGAAAGGGAAATGA